A genomic stretch from Rubripirellula reticaptiva includes:
- a CDS encoding LamG-like jellyroll fold domain-containing protein: MNDLRFMELVSNWLDGSLTETESAELQTVLESSADRRSEFVDVCGLDADLRLMSEVVIETPVSADSLRESTKAKGVSARVVILAAVAAVLLLAIGYGIGLDRNRDAEPQIAASEVASNDSDEVVEAGCAVLSRVVDAKFAGEVQYQEGDSLQPGQLKLLSGAVQIDFFSGATMLIDEAAEVQLISSWEAECAQGKVTMHVPPPAIGFRLTLPGMKVVDLGTEFAVQVDGAESSLHVFDGEVEAHVPGSQMQIIREGSSLKKATDLPVVAGVSNPADFPSVEEFERRKEEYYQTKTKQWRTAMNEVRSDERIIGCYQFWRWEDEKWDRLVNNFAIPKRPYSHGSAVGARWVDGRWPSKPALEFKSPGDRVRINLGKDEYEGLTMAAWLRVDGLDRKYNALLLSDGYEDGEPHWQIDQSGRLMFSVNYLRSPNDAKQKRKPNRQNQIYYTPPIFNAAGRRWHHIAVTFDATTGEAVQYFDGKEVSREFSEHHQDGRQVTFGACEIGNWGLPIEGESFPVRNLNGRVDEFLIYQEPLSGDEITNLYELGVPN, from the coding sequence ATGAACGACTTACGATTCATGGAACTTGTCTCCAACTGGCTCGACGGTTCGCTCACTGAGACCGAATCTGCGGAACTTCAAACTGTGCTGGAAAGCTCCGCAGATCGACGCAGCGAATTTGTGGACGTCTGTGGCTTGGACGCAGATTTGCGGCTGATGAGTGAAGTCGTGATCGAAACGCCTGTTAGTGCTGATTCGTTACGAGAATCGACGAAAGCGAAAGGCGTGAGTGCTCGGGTCGTCATTCTCGCCGCTGTCGCCGCCGTATTGTTACTCGCGATCGGCTACGGAATCGGACTCGACCGCAATCGTGATGCGGAACCACAAATTGCCGCCTCAGAAGTTGCCTCCAATGACTCGGACGAAGTCGTCGAAGCAGGCTGCGCGGTGCTGTCGCGTGTGGTGGACGCAAAATTTGCCGGAGAAGTGCAGTATCAAGAAGGTGACTCCTTGCAACCGGGACAGCTCAAGTTGCTTTCCGGTGCGGTGCAAATCGACTTCTTCAGCGGTGCGACCATGCTGATCGACGAAGCGGCAGAAGTGCAGTTGATCAGTTCCTGGGAAGCAGAGTGTGCGCAAGGCAAAGTCACGATGCACGTGCCTCCACCTGCGATCGGTTTCCGCCTGACACTTCCGGGCATGAAAGTCGTCGATCTTGGAACCGAGTTCGCTGTCCAGGTCGATGGGGCCGAATCATCTCTACATGTTTTCGATGGCGAAGTCGAAGCTCATGTACCGGGCTCCCAAATGCAAATCATCCGTGAAGGCAGCAGTCTCAAAAAAGCTACCGACCTTCCTGTCGTGGCGGGCGTCTCCAATCCAGCGGACTTTCCGAGCGTGGAGGAGTTTGAACGACGCAAGGAAGAGTACTATCAAACAAAAACAAAACAATGGCGTACGGCGATGAATGAAGTGCGTTCAGATGAACGCATCATTGGCTGCTATCAATTCTGGCGTTGGGAAGATGAGAAGTGGGATCGACTTGTCAACAACTTTGCGATTCCGAAACGTCCGTATAGTCACGGTTCCGCCGTCGGCGCCCGCTGGGTTGACGGACGTTGGCCCAGCAAACCTGCGTTAGAGTTCAAGAGCCCCGGCGACCGTGTCCGCATCAATTTGGGGAAAGATGAATATGAAGGTTTAACGATGGCCGCGTGGCTTCGAGTCGACGGACTGGACCGCAAGTACAACGCATTGCTGTTATCCGACGGATACGAAGATGGAGAACCGCACTGGCAAATTGACCAATCGGGCCGCCTGATGTTCTCCGTTAACTACCTGCGGTCCCCAAACGATGCAAAACAGAAGCGCAAACCGAATCGTCAGAACCAGATTTACTATACGCCGCCGATCTTCAACGCCGCCGGTCGGCGTTGGCATCACATTGCGGTTACTTTCGATGCAACGACTGGCGAAGCAGTGCAGTACTTCGATGGCAAGGAAGTTAGTCGTGAGTTCAGCGAACATCATCAGGATGGACGCCAAGTGACGTTCGGTGCATGTGAGATTGGAAACTGGGGTTTGCCGATTGAAGGCGAGTCGTTTCCAGTTAGAAACCTGAACGGACGAGTCGATGAGTTTTTGATCTATCAAGAACCGTTGTCCGGCGACGAGATTACGAACTTGTATGAGTTGGGAGTTCCGAACTGA
- a CDS encoding sigma-70 family RNA polymerase sigma factor: protein MNENSSSYETFVRLLIEEESAVKAYVRRLVPTWHDVEEVVQQTSLIAWKKFDELDDINRFGGWVMTIARFESLKYRRSIARSPLVFSDKLAEQLADSVGNIVAGNADRQQALEGCLQKLDQAKRELILKVHQPGVTIRGYAQQNSRPEQAIYKAVHRLRQKLLMCVKQTLADQGLS from the coding sequence ATGAACGAGAATTCATCAAGCTACGAAACATTCGTGCGACTGCTGATTGAGGAAGAGTCAGCCGTGAAGGCCTACGTGCGCCGGCTCGTTCCAACGTGGCACGATGTGGAGGAGGTCGTTCAACAAACCAGTTTGATTGCATGGAAGAAGTTCGACGAGCTTGACGACATCAATCGTTTTGGTGGTTGGGTGATGACGATCGCTCGATTTGAGTCGCTCAAGTATCGACGTTCAATTGCCCGAAGCCCGTTGGTGTTTTCGGACAAACTCGCCGAACAGTTAGCTGATTCAGTAGGCAACATTGTTGCTGGCAACGCAGATCGACAGCAAGCTCTGGAAGGATGCTTACAAAAGCTCGACCAGGCCAAACGAGAATTGATCCTCAAGGTGCATCAGCCGGGCGTCACCATTCGCGGGTACGCTCAACAGAATTCTCGTCCCGAACAGGCGATCTATAAGGCCGTTCATCGACTTCGGCAAAAACTTTTGATGTGTGTGAAACAAACGCTTGCAGATCAGGGATTGTCATGA
- a CDS encoding alpha/beta hydrolase has product MTTIPHLPIARAVLLGLLCTASGLSGVADDNPPGADGKTVIPKATLERLDERLDVTFAKYGDRTLQMDLYRPKNAQGMLPAIVCIHGGGWGKGAKIHHRNVAQALAAEGYVTASIDYRLSGEAKFPAHIHDCKAAVRFLRANANEFGIDADHIGAIGHSAGGHLAALLATSAGVAELDGDGGNAEFSSAIQAVVPMGGQTDFMSQRNREKSASAAIWQQFLGGSQEEVPETYRLASPLAHLDKNDPPVWLITGEKDDSSTRADSLRQKMDDFGIENGLTIIKDAPHPFTVKQVWFDQMMDAAVPFFDRTLKNQTASTDGTEE; this is encoded by the coding sequence ATGACTACGATTCCCCATCTGCCCATTGCCCGTGCTGTTTTGCTGGGCTTACTTTGCACAGCTTCTGGACTGTCTGGCGTTGCTGATGACAACCCCCCTGGTGCTGACGGAAAGACGGTCATTCCAAAGGCCACCTTGGAACGGTTGGACGAACGACTTGACGTGACGTTCGCAAAGTACGGGGACCGAACGTTGCAGATGGACCTCTATCGTCCGAAGAATGCGCAGGGAATGTTGCCGGCGATCGTCTGCATTCACGGTGGCGGCTGGGGAAAAGGAGCAAAGATTCATCATCGCAATGTCGCTCAAGCCCTCGCAGCGGAAGGCTACGTGACGGCGTCGATTGACTATCGCTTGAGCGGGGAAGCAAAGTTCCCGGCTCATATTCACGACTGCAAAGCGGCCGTCCGGTTCCTGCGTGCCAATGCGAACGAGTTCGGCATCGACGCTGACCACATCGGCGCAATCGGCCACTCCGCGGGTGGTCATCTGGCAGCGCTGCTGGCAACGTCGGCAGGAGTTGCGGAACTCGACGGTGACGGTGGCAACGCCGAATTCAGCAGCGCGATCCAAGCGGTGGTTCCGATGGGCGGCCAGACGGACTTCATGTCGCAGCGAAACCGTGAAAAATCAGCGAGTGCAGCTATCTGGCAACAGTTTCTCGGAGGTTCGCAAGAGGAAGTCCCCGAGACCTACCGACTCGCTTCACCACTGGCCCACCTCGACAAGAACGATCCACCGGTTTGGCTCATCACCGGCGAGAAAGATGACTCAAGCACTCGCGCCGATTCACTGCGTCAGAAGATGGACGACTTTGGCATTGAGAACGGACTGACCATCATCAAAGACGCCCCGCATCCGTTTACGGTCAAGCAGGTCTGGTTCGATCAGATGATGGACGCGGCCGTTCCCTTTTTCGATCGAACGCTAAAGAACCAAACCGCCAGCACGGATGGCACTGAGGAATGA
- a CDS encoding DUF1592 domain-containing protein: MKNIFLIILLLFPSTCLSADNDFDTKAYLRNHCIRCHGVEEQNADRRFDTLQAELSDYQIAEQWQEILDVVNLGEMPPEDEPQPSADETKRFVATVSRQLELARDALASGGHEQFRRLNRYEYRKTIRDLLGVNMDSFDPTTSFPADDRVDGFDNIGESLVLSDYLLQCYLDAASQSIDKAVQAQAVVAPINELLRAQDMCQRKYQFRPFVYFEVNPTGDYVDVGHSDPSLPRVHATRFKGVPADGHYTIRVKAEGINREHPYAPNSLQVDRTEPIKMQVIATNPKVARPAAGQNSSDRVVATVPLLDHQTKVYEFRVWLDKGFVPVIRYANGPLNFRTSLVKLVQKYHPETLTNNWKDVFSTEPSEILDVWMSDAYEGPRMRIHQMEIAGPEQRDESTTDLLADKHQRSLEPFLYGAFRRPPLESEVARYQTFCQSRMGAGESEETAFLTTCKAILCSPNFLYVETPPDAGESGDQAFRLASRLSYFLWSSMPDDQLFRAAASGKLREPETLLAQTRRMLQDPRAEAFIVNFTNSWLHLNELGSMPPDTQKFTSYYDRQLEPLMRRETQLFFAEVLHKNLSIEHFIDSDFTFANRYLAAHYGLPTIEGDEFRRISLPKNSLRGGLLGHASVLTATSNGVESSPVTRGIWVLENILGSPPPPPPPDVEPLEPDIRGATTIRQQLAKHRNVATCAECHRKIDPIGFALESFDPIGSLRREYYDSKGKPIGAVDTTGTLPTGESFTDIAQLKQLLLKQKDQFAHCLTEKMLTYALGREVGFQDRPVIESIVGKLTAKGDGLHNLVELIVTSEVFIDN, translated from the coding sequence ATGAAAAATATCTTCCTCATAATCCTGTTGCTCTTCCCATCGACGTGCCTGTCCGCCGATAACGACTTTGACACCAAGGCCTACCTGCGAAACCACTGCATTCGCTGCCACGGCGTGGAGGAACAGAACGCGGATCGACGATTCGACACGTTGCAAGCTGAGCTTTCGGACTATCAAATCGCGGAACAGTGGCAGGAAATTCTTGACGTCGTCAATCTTGGCGAGATGCCTCCCGAGGACGAGCCGCAACCTTCGGCCGATGAGACCAAGCGATTTGTCGCCACCGTTTCACGTCAGCTCGAACTGGCTCGCGACGCCCTTGCATCGGGTGGTCATGAACAATTCCGGAGGCTCAATCGCTACGAGTACCGCAAAACGATTCGCGATCTTCTTGGAGTCAACATGGACTCGTTCGATCCGACCACGTCATTCCCAGCGGACGATCGAGTCGACGGTTTCGACAACATCGGCGAAAGTTTGGTTCTGTCAGACTACCTGTTGCAGTGCTATCTAGACGCGGCTTCGCAGAGCATCGACAAAGCCGTTCAGGCTCAAGCAGTCGTCGCCCCCATTAACGAATTGTTGCGAGCCCAGGATATGTGCCAACGCAAATACCAATTCCGTCCGTTTGTTTATTTTGAGGTCAATCCAACAGGCGACTATGTCGACGTCGGCCACAGCGATCCTAGTCTACCGCGGGTCCACGCCACTCGATTCAAAGGTGTTCCGGCAGACGGGCATTACACCATTCGCGTCAAGGCAGAAGGGATCAACCGCGAGCATCCTTACGCGCCCAATTCTTTGCAAGTCGATCGTACCGAGCCGATCAAGATGCAAGTCATTGCGACCAACCCCAAAGTCGCTCGTCCGGCGGCGGGGCAAAATTCTTCCGACCGCGTCGTGGCTACCGTTCCGCTGCTCGATCACCAGACGAAGGTGTACGAGTTCCGAGTTTGGCTGGACAAAGGATTTGTGCCCGTCATTCGCTACGCCAACGGGCCGCTGAACTTCAGAACTTCCTTGGTGAAGTTGGTGCAAAAGTACCATCCCGAAACGTTGACGAACAACTGGAAAGATGTCTTCTCGACGGAGCCTTCCGAGATTCTCGACGTCTGGATGTCCGACGCCTACGAAGGGCCTCGCATGCGAATCCATCAAATGGAAATCGCCGGGCCGGAGCAACGCGACGAATCGACGACAGATTTATTGGCGGACAAGCACCAGCGGTCACTCGAACCATTTCTATATGGTGCTTTCCGTCGTCCACCGTTGGAATCGGAAGTCGCTCGGTATCAGACTTTCTGCCAGTCACGAATGGGCGCTGGCGAATCCGAAGAGACCGCATTTCTGACAACTTGCAAAGCGATCCTCTGTTCGCCGAATTTTCTGTACGTGGAAACTCCACCTGATGCCGGTGAAAGCGGCGATCAAGCGTTCCGACTCGCGTCGCGCCTGTCGTACTTTCTGTGGAGTTCGATGCCGGATGACCAGTTGTTCCGCGCCGCTGCCAGCGGAAAGCTCCGTGAACCCGAGACGCTGCTCGCTCAAACGCGACGCATGTTGCAAGACCCGCGAGCGGAAGCGTTCATCGTGAATTTCACAAACAGTTGGCTGCACCTGAATGAACTCGGATCAATGCCGCCGGACACGCAAAAGTTTACTTCCTACTATGATCGACAGCTTGAGCCGTTGATGCGACGGGAAACCCAGCTGTTCTTCGCAGAGGTTCTGCATAAAAACCTGAGCATTGAACATTTCATTGATTCGGACTTTACGTTCGCCAATCGCTATCTGGCCGCACATTACGGTCTGCCCACGATCGAGGGAGACGAGTTTAGGCGAATTTCACTGCCGAAAAATTCGCTTCGCGGAGGGCTGCTCGGTCACGCGAGTGTGCTGACAGCAACTTCCAATGGAGTCGAATCCTCGCCGGTCACTCGCGGCATCTGGGTGCTGGAAAATATTCTCGGTTCACCACCTCCGCCACCGCCGCCGGATGTCGAGCCGCTGGAACCGGATATCCGAGGCGCCACCACCATTCGTCAACAGCTTGCCAAGCATCGTAATGTCGCCACGTGCGCCGAGTGCCATCGCAAAATTGATCCGATCGGATTCGCTCTAGAAAGCTTCGATCCCATCGGTTCGCTTCGTCGCGAGTATTATGACAGCAAGGGAAAGCCCATTGGCGCGGTGGACACCACCGGAACTTTGCCGACGGGAGAATCGTTTACTGATATCGCCCAGCTCAAGCAATTGCTTTTAAAACAAAAGGATCAGTTCGCTCATTGTCTGACCGAAAAGATGCTCACCTACGCACTAGGGCGAGAAGTTGGTTTCCAAGACCGGCCAGTGATCGAATCGATCGTTGGCAAGCTTACCGCAAAAGGTGATGGTTTGCACAATTTGGTTGAACTGATCGTCACTAGCGAAGTGTTTATTGATAACTAA
- a CDS encoding four helix bundle protein, translating to MGDAAKANEIEERLIDFAVRVIRVADALPKSPAGKHIANQLLRSGTSPAPNYAEARGAESNADFIHKLRIALKELNESCVWLKMVVRAELMPSKLLNDLIDENQQLCRILNASIKTAKQT from the coding sequence ATGGGGGATGCGGCGAAGGCGAATGAGATTGAAGAGCGGCTGATTGATTTTGCTGTCCGAGTGATTCGAGTCGCTGACGCGTTGCCGAAGTCACCCGCAGGAAAGCACATTGCAAATCAGTTATTGAGATCAGGCACTTCACCAGCACCGAATTACGCGGAAGCACGTGGAGCCGAAAGCAACGCGGATTTTATTCACAAGCTGAGGATCGCGCTCAAGGAACTCAACGAAAGCTGTGTCTGGCTGAAAATGGTCGTTCGCGCCGAACTCATGCCGTCAAAATTGCTTAACGACCTGATTGACGAAAACCAACAACTCTGCCGAATCCTGAACGCATCGATCAAGACAGCCAAGCAAACGTAA
- a CDS encoding DUF1552 domain-containing protein — translation MNRLDRRQLLRGTGAVVALPFLESLAVPKYAEAAEGAAGSPMRMVCVGLEYGLYPNDFFPKQTGRDYELPRLLSPLAALKNDFTVFSDLDHPGVTGGHQSTHTFLSGIRSDQAKQYPEGNVSVDQRAAEFAGAQTRYQSIQVGLGGGGVSWTRNGVEIPTITRLQTMFDALFLETPQSKRKRQAGAFAVNRSILDVVGEDAAALEKRISLGDSTKLDEYFTSIREVEKRLEQSEVWLNKPKPTSNYTLPKQLPTSFTEEVALFYDLMKLALQTDSTRVISLAIHGWTGDSGLSGVTKGYHDLSHHGRDESKLQQLGVIEQFHTSQLARFLDGLKRSQVAEDASLLDRTMVLFGSGLGNASSHSNRKLPLLLAGGGFEHGQHKAYPATGGPQTPACNLYLSMLQRFGVESDRFGTSTGTLAGLR, via the coding sequence ATGAATCGACTCGACCGACGACAATTGCTGCGTGGAACTGGAGCCGTCGTTGCTCTGCCGTTCTTGGAGTCCCTGGCGGTACCGAAATACGCGGAGGCCGCAGAAGGCGCGGCAGGATCACCGATGCGGATGGTTTGCGTCGGCCTTGAATACGGGCTCTATCCGAACGACTTTTTTCCGAAGCAAACCGGTCGCGACTACGAGTTGCCTCGCTTGTTGTCTCCGTTGGCGGCGTTAAAAAACGACTTCACCGTCTTCTCTGACTTGGATCATCCAGGAGTCACGGGCGGGCATCAGTCGACGCACACGTTTCTGTCAGGCATTCGATCGGATCAAGCGAAACAATATCCCGAAGGCAACGTTAGCGTCGATCAACGGGCGGCTGAGTTTGCCGGTGCCCAGACGCGATATCAATCCATCCAAGTGGGGCTGGGCGGTGGCGGCGTTTCGTGGACGCGGAACGGTGTCGAGATTCCAACGATCACGCGACTGCAAACCATGTTCGATGCGTTGTTCTTGGAAACACCTCAATCAAAGCGGAAACGACAGGCTGGTGCATTCGCCGTCAACCGCAGCATCCTGGATGTCGTTGGTGAGGATGCGGCGGCGCTCGAAAAGCGAATCAGTCTCGGTGACTCGACAAAACTTGATGAGTACTTTACTTCGATACGCGAAGTCGAAAAGCGATTGGAACAATCGGAGGTATGGTTGAACAAACCGAAGCCAACATCGAACTACACGTTGCCGAAACAATTGCCGACCAGTTTCACCGAAGAAGTTGCGCTGTTCTACGACCTGATGAAGTTGGCATTGCAAACCGATTCGACTCGCGTGATTTCCCTGGCTATTCACGGATGGACAGGCGACTCGGGGCTTTCGGGTGTCACGAAGGGTTATCACGACCTTTCGCACCACGGTCGCGATGAATCCAAGCTGCAGCAGCTCGGCGTCATTGAACAGTTCCACACCTCGCAGCTCGCGAGGTTTTTGGATGGCCTGAAGCGTTCGCAGGTTGCCGAGGATGCATCGCTGCTGGACCGAACGATGGTGTTGTTCGGAAGTGGTCTTGGCAACGCGAGTTCTCATTCCAATCGCAAGCTACCTTTGCTGCTGGCTGGTGGTGGCTTCGAGCACGGCCAGCACAAGGCGTACCCGGCAACTGGAGGCCCGCAGACGCCAGCCTGCAATTTGTACCTGTCGATGTTACAGCGTTTTGGTGTGGAATCCGATCGCTTCGGAACCAGCACCGGTACGCTTGCGGGGCTTCGCTAA
- a CDS encoding sigma-70 family RNA polymerase sigma factor — MDKKARTAFEILARENSRMLMVYLRSLVRDESAVDDLFQEAMVVAWRRLDECNLDQPFGPWLRGIASRLVLAHYRKQKTAPVMLHESVLQVVDRHFENINLLAGDTWDDKVAALRECIDALPERQKSVIGGRYFDNLSAAEVAEQFELSLEACKKRLQRGRTMLAECLKTKGVFSVSEAAS; from the coding sequence TTGGACAAAAAGGCGCGAACAGCATTTGAGATTCTGGCCCGCGAAAATTCGCGGATGCTGATGGTGTATTTGCGTAGTCTGGTCCGAGACGAGTCGGCGGTGGACGACCTGTTTCAGGAAGCAATGGTTGTTGCGTGGCGGCGGCTGGATGAATGTAATCTGGATCAGCCGTTTGGGCCGTGGCTCAGAGGCATTGCTTCTCGGTTGGTGCTGGCTCACTACCGCAAACAAAAGACCGCTCCGGTGATGCTGCATGAATCGGTGCTGCAGGTCGTAGACCGTCACTTTGAGAACATCAACCTGTTGGCGGGCGACACGTGGGACGACAAAGTGGCTGCTCTGCGTGAATGCATTGATGCGTTGCCCGAGCGGCAGAAGTCGGTGATCGGTGGCAGGTACTTCGATAATCTGTCCGCTGCTGAAGTGGCTGAGCAATTTGAGTTGTCGCTGGAAGCTTGCAAAAAGCGGCTTCAGCGTGGTCGCACGATGCTGGCTGAGTGCCTGAAAACGAAAGGCGTCTTTTCAGTGTCGGAGGCGGCGTCATGA
- a CDS encoding anti-sigma factor — protein sequence MSDQIHKVLSEWFDSDAEIPESDSDVSASEASEIVADSILIHGLLSDIGSRENDADRIHAVMQRIDAESESSLVTNVAPDEPQRRRWFAMLTSALTIAAALMVMFFVFGPHQSVSAAMASLEKVVEAAAKPFDRTYSVRVIDEYSRDKRPRNMPQEDWDRETEEQIDGSTLYVRGANQYVMTVMLNSGEKRTSGFDGKQSWAFRQNGPVRVSTDPNRFRGGVPGGQQDIPFLNIHANLSQLRTGYDIELGDEHENAGNGAALSKLIGVRKSRDVRGPKQVEIWFDVDNGTVHKMLLDGLPRGGGGPKSLTLELIDQSELDSQFFFHESHHELGRRVISE from the coding sequence ATGAGTGATCAAATTCACAAAGTTCTGTCTGAGTGGTTCGATAGTGACGCTGAGATTCCGGAAAGCGACAGTGATGTTTCTGCCAGTGAAGCAAGCGAGATCGTTGCTGATTCGATACTGATTCACGGGCTGCTGTCCGACATTGGAAGCCGCGAGAACGATGCTGATCGGATTCACGCTGTAATGCAGCGGATTGATGCTGAGTCTGAATCATCTCTTGTGACCAATGTAGCCCCCGATGAGCCACAACGACGGCGTTGGTTCGCGATGCTGACCTCCGCTTTGACGATCGCGGCCGCCTTGATGGTGATGTTCTTTGTTTTCGGTCCGCATCAAAGCGTTTCCGCAGCGATGGCTTCGCTTGAGAAAGTGGTTGAAGCTGCAGCCAAGCCATTTGATCGCACTTACAGCGTTCGTGTGATTGACGAATACTCCCGCGACAAGCGTCCGCGAAACATGCCGCAGGAAGATTGGGATCGCGAAACAGAAGAGCAAATCGACGGGTCGACGTTGTATGTTCGCGGAGCCAATCAGTACGTGATGACGGTGATGCTGAACTCGGGAGAGAAACGGACTTCTGGTTTCGATGGAAAACAAAGCTGGGCGTTCCGTCAGAACGGCCCCGTCCGCGTCAGCACCGATCCCAATCGGTTTCGTGGCGGAGTACCGGGCGGGCAGCAAGACATTCCGTTTCTAAACATTCACGCAAACCTATCGCAGTTGCGGACTGGTTACGACATTGAACTGGGCGACGAGCATGAGAACGCGGGCAACGGAGCGGCCCTTTCAAAGTTGATTGGCGTTCGTAAGTCGCGAGATGTGCGAGGCCCCAAGCAAGTTGAAATCTGGTTCGATGTGGACAACGGCACCGTTCACAAAATGTTGCTCGATGGACTCCCGCGTGGCGGAGGTGGTCCCAAAAGCTTGACGCTGGAATTGATTGACCAATCTGAATTGGACTCCCAGTTCTTCTTTCACGAATCACATCACGAATTGGGACGGAGAGTCATCAGTGAATAG
- a CDS encoding metallophosphoesterase family protein: MSMLASGNAIAQDGKQRGGGSRLGGYTEPPPVNNVPNHPFNILLGRLTDTSGTVRVLCHCDVNAYLSYGDQSEKHTNKTEVRQLHAGEPFDFVIGSLNKNSRYYYRLVYESDGKTVESDEYTFHTQRASDSPFVFTVQADSHLDENTSGEVYLRTLGNALADQPDFHFALGDTFMTGKYVKPDLSLPQYQAQRYYLGHLCHSASLYFALGNHDGESGDRGSNVWATTTRKRYLPNPFPNDFFTGNEHREAEVGLPENYYQFEWGDSKFIVLDPFRHTTVRNRGGESDNWNWTLGEHQYQWLKQSLEQSDAKLRFVFLHHLVGGSDRNNRGGAEAAPFWEWGGKNESGEDEFAAKRPNWSKPIHQLLVEHDVDIVFHGHDHMFIKQDLDGIVYQLVPQPGHPRSGTKSAVEYGYLSGDIQGSSGHVRVRVDGDSARVDYVRAYLPAAEGGSQRNGDVSYSYMLDRRDSRKGAKTPRQEEIE, translated from the coding sequence ATGTCGATGCTTGCGTCAGGAAACGCAATCGCGCAAGACGGGAAGCAACGCGGTGGTGGAAGCCGACTTGGCGGCTACACAGAACCGCCTCCGGTGAACAACGTCCCAAATCATCCCTTCAACATTCTTTTGGGAAGATTGACGGACACCAGTGGAACCGTTCGAGTGCTATGTCACTGCGATGTGAATGCGTATCTGAGCTATGGCGATCAGTCTGAAAAGCACACAAACAAGACCGAGGTCCGTCAGCTTCACGCTGGTGAGCCATTCGATTTCGTGATTGGCTCGCTCAACAAAAACTCGCGATACTACTACCGGCTTGTCTACGAATCAGACGGCAAGACGGTGGAAAGTGACGAGTACACCTTCCACACACAGCGAGCTTCTGACAGTCCGTTTGTCTTCACCGTGCAGGCGGATTCGCATCTGGATGAGAACACTAGCGGCGAAGTCTACTTGCGAACTCTTGGCAATGCGTTGGCTGATCAGCCCGACTTTCACTTCGCTCTCGGCGACACGTTCATGACGGGCAAGTACGTGAAGCCCGACCTGTCACTGCCTCAGTATCAGGCTCAGCGTTACTACCTCGGTCACTTGTGTCATTCTGCATCGTTGTATTTTGCGTTGGGAAACCACGATGGCGAGTCAGGTGATCGCGGCTCGAATGTTTGGGCCACGACCACTCGCAAACGCTACCTCCCGAATCCGTTTCCGAATGACTTTTTTACCGGCAATGAACATCGTGAGGCAGAAGTCGGCTTGCCGGAAAATTACTACCAATTCGAGTGGGGTGACAGTAAATTCATCGTGCTTGATCCGTTTCGTCACACGACCGTTCGCAATCGTGGCGGGGAAAGCGACAACTGGAACTGGACACTCGGCGAACATCAGTATCAATGGTTGAAGCAGTCACTGGAACAAAGCGATGCCAAGTTGCGATTCGTATTCCTGCATCATTTGGTCGGTGGCAGCGATCGAAACAACCGGGGTGGAGCGGAAGCTGCACCCTTTTGGGAATGGGGGGGCAAAAACGAATCAGGAGAAGATGAGTTCGCAGCGAAACGACCAAACTGGTCGAAACCAATTCACCAATTGTTGGTTGAACATGACGTCGACATTGTCTTCCACGGACACGACCACATGTTCATCAAGCAAGACCTCGACGGCATTGTCTATCAACTCGTTCCGCAGCCGGGACATCCGCGTAGCGGCACGAAGAGTGCTGTCGAATATGGCTATCTCAGCGGCGATATCCAAGGCAGCAGTGGGCATGTCCGAGTCCGCGTTGATGGCGATTCGGCTCGCGTCGATTACGTCCGAGCTTATTTGCCGGCGGCTGAAGGCGGGAGCCAGCGGAACGGCGATGTGAGCTATTCGTACATGTTGGACCGAAGAGATTCACGCAAAGGCGCGAAGACGCCAAGGCAGGAAGAAATAGAATGA